A region from the Aegilops tauschii subsp. strangulata cultivar AL8/78 chromosome 5, Aet v6.0, whole genome shotgun sequence genome encodes:
- the LOC109735508 gene encoding PRA1 family protein B2, whose translation MAAASPPLLPVSVLPAATAATATIVLPVPDTSSAADQRAYLARLLDSAKRSLSGARPWAELLHRAALSRPDSLADATARVRRNLAYFRVNYALLVALSLAASLLAHPFALAALLALLAAWCALYLLRPADAPPLAAFGKTFSERETLGGLLAASAFVVFVTSVGSIVFSALAAGAALACAHGAFRVPEEQLFLDDDLQPGAGGRAGSSVDLLSFFTNAAGGGGGRG comes from the coding sequence ATGGCCGCGGCttctcctcccctcctccccgtCTCCGTCCTCCCGGCGGCCACCGCCGCGACCGCCACCATCGTCCTCCCCGTTCCGGACACCTCCTCGGCGGCCGACCAGCGCGCCTACCTCGCCCGCCTCCTCGACTCCGCCAAGCGCTCCCTCTCCGGCGCGCGCCCGTGGGCGGAGCTCCTCCACCGCGCGGCGCTCAGCCGCCCGGACTCCCTCGCCGACGCCACCGCCCGCGTCCGCAGGAACCTCGCCTACTTCCGCGTCAACTACGCCCTCCTCGTCGCGCTCTCCCTCGCCGCCTCCCTCCTCGCGCACCCGTTCGCGCTCGCCGCCCTGCTCGCGCTCCTCGCCGCCTGGTGCGCGCTCTACCTCCTCCGCCCCGCCGACGCGCCCCCGCTCGCGGCCTTTGGGAAGACCTTCTCCGAGAGGGAGACGCTGGGCGGGCTCCTGGCGGCGTCGGCGTTCGTCGTCTTCGTGACCTCCGTCGGGTCCATCGTCTTCTCCGCCCTCGCGGCCGGCGCCGCGCTCGCCTGCGCGCACGGCGCGTTCCGGGTGCCCGAGGAACAGCTCTTCCTCGACGACGACCTGCAGCCTGGCGCTGGAGGAAGAGCGGGCTCCTCCGTCGACCTGCTCTCCTTCTTCACCAAcgccgccggaggaggaggcgggcgcGGCTGA
- the LOC109735477 gene encoding ethylene-responsive transcription factor RAP2-1-like, with protein MPPRRWGSSGYRGIRERPNGWYSAEIRSGNVRLGLGSFRSTYKAARAYGAAAWHLERPQSQMNFWDVFTREQAQRVAPPPRLITDMDCADHARRQRRLLIAEEDE; from the coding sequence atgccgccgcgccgCTGGGGTTCTTCGGGCTACCGCGGCATCCGCGAGCGCCCCAACGGCTGGtactccgccgagatccggtccGGCAACGTCCGGCTCGGCCTCGGGTCGTTCCGGAGCACGTACAAGGCGGCCCGCGCGTACGGCGCGGCGGCGTGGCACTTGGAGAGGCCCCAGTCGCAGATGAACTTCTGGGATGTCTTCACGCGTGAGCAGGCGCAGCGCGTCGCCCCTCCGCCGCGTCTCATCACCGACATGGATTGTGCCGACCATGCTCGgcggcagcgccgcctcctcatcgCCGAGGAGGACGAGTGA